TTTTTCGTGGAAGTAACTGATCTTAAAATGGCCGATGGGGAATTATTAAACACTTCATTTGAAGTTTCCACATTTGCACCAGCCCAGCATCACCTGGAAAACACACTTTCTGCAATAACCGCCAGTTTATCACTGGGAACTCCCATAGAATCCATAGTCAAAGGTCTGGAAAACTTCAGAGGGTTACCTGGTAGAACTTCCCTTCTTAAAATTAGGAAAATGACAATTATTGAAGAAATTAATCCTGGTATTAATGTTACCGCAGTGAAAAAAGCAGTTGACATGGTAAAAAATTATGAAAAACCGGCCCTGATCCTGGGGGGAAGTTACGGAGTAACCTGTGAAGAAATTGATGAAGAATCCCTCTCAAACTTCTTAGATCATCTAGATGATGTCTTCTTAATATTAACCGGGGACTTGGGCCTTAGTTTACGAGAAAAAATGGTAAAAAGTCCTGTTTATCATGATAAGATAGAAATGGCAATTAATCATGTAAAAGATGAGGGATTGGAAAATATATTGCTCATATACCGTTCCAATTTTAGAGAATTAAGCAGAAGATAACAGATGATAGGATAACTTTAAATCTTTCCACGATAAACAGAGTAGATGGTTAATTTTTCCCATGACAACATTTATTAAAGATCATAGGAAATCAATCAACTAAGGATTCTTATACTGTCTGCTCTTAGGCAGCAGCTTTTAAATGACAAACTTTCATGACTCAAATTCAGTAAATTCGCCACACTCGGAGATGATGCATTGCAGGTAGGTACAAGGGGAAGCAGTCTGGCCATGGTTCAAACTAAAAACATAATCAGTTCTTTAAGAAATATAACCGATGAAAAAATAGATATAAAAATAATAAAAAGTACCGGGGACAAAATAAAGGACTCTCAACTTTACAATATAGATGTGAAGGGAATATTCACCAAAGAACTTGATAAAGCAGTGCTTGAGGAAGAGGTTGATTTTGCGGTGCACAGTTTGAAAGACCTTCCCAGTGAATTAAATGATGATCTGGAGATTATGGCAGTCCCCCCACGAGAATCACCACATGATGCACTGGTATCATCCTACAAATGGGAAGAACTTCCAGAAGGAGCAACACTAGGGACCAGTAGTATCCGAAGAGAAGCTTTCTGCAAGTATCATCAGAAAGATGTGGATATACAGCCAATCCGGGGTAACGTAGAAACTCGCATAAGAAAAGTGGAGGCTGGTGAATATCAGGCCACACTTATAGCTGAAGCGGGTCTAAAAAGATTGGGACTTACTGATCACATTCAGCAAAGATTTTCATTGGATTATATAACCCCTGCTGCCGGTCAGGGGGCACTGGCAGTTGTCGCTCGAAAGGACACTGATAAAAAAAAGGTATTAAATGCATTGAACCACAAGAAATCTTATCTAGAAATCACAGCCGAAAAGAAAGTATTAGAAGTACTCGGTGTAGGTTGCCAATGGCCTCTGGGAGTTTGTGCCCAGGCACAGGGAGATGAACTGGAGCTTCAGACAATTTTACTCACCAAAGAAGGCGAACTCGTCTCTAAACATCGTATGAGAGGCCCAATAAGTCAGGCGGAAAACATAGGTCTTGAAATTGCCAATCGCATGGGAGATGATTGCCAGTGAAAAAGTTAAACGTGGGAGTTGTTGGTGTAGGGGCCATGGGCCACAACCACGTAAGGGTGTACACCCGACTGAAAAACGCCAACCTTCTAGCAGTCTCTGACCTCATGAAAGGCACCCTTGCGGAGGTATCAAAGAAATACAATACTGTAGGGTTTGTTGATTATGATAATGTGCTTAAAATGCCAGAAATAGATGCAGTGAGTGTTTGTGTCCCCACCACCTACCACTACGAAGTAGTGATGAGTGCCATAGAACAGGGAAAACACGTTCTGGTGGAAAAACCAATAGCATTCACCCTTAAAGAGGCCAAGGACATGGTACGGGCCGCCAGAAAAGAGGGAGTTAAACTGGCAACAGGCCATGTGGAACGGTTCAACCCGGCAGTTCTAGAGGCTAAAAAGCTCTTAAGGGACAAACTTATAGGTGAAGTGGTTTCAGTATCTGCAAAAAGAGTGGGACCATTCCCCCCAAGGATAAAGGATGTGGGGGTAACCATAGATCTGGCCATCCATGAGGTGGATGTAATGGCCTACCTATTGGATAGCCCGGTTTCCAAGGTTTACGCCCATGTAGGCAGCCGACTGGAAAAATGTGAATATGA
This DNA window, taken from Methanobacterium subterraneum, encodes the following:
- the hemC gene encoding hydroxymethylbilane synthase: MQVGTRGSSLAMVQTKNIISSLRNITDEKIDIKIIKSTGDKIKDSQLYNIDVKGIFTKELDKAVLEEEVDFAVHSLKDLPSELNDDLEIMAVPPRESPHDALVSSYKWEELPEGATLGTSSIRREAFCKYHQKDVDIQPIRGNVETRIRKVEAGEYQATLIAEAGLKRLGLTDHIQQRFSLDYITPAAGQGALAVVARKDTDKKKVLNALNHKKSYLEITAEKKVLEVLGVGCQWPLGVCAQAQGDELELQTILLTKEGELVSKHRMRGPISQAENIGLEIANRMGDDCQ
- a CDS encoding Gfo/Idh/MocA family protein — its product is MKKLNVGVVGVGAMGHNHVRVYTRLKNANLLAVSDLMKGTLAEVSKKYNTVGFVDYDNVLKMPEIDAVSVCVPTTYHYEVVMSAIEQGKHVLVEKPIAFTLKEAKDMVRAARKEGVKLATGHVERFNPAVLEAKKLLRDKLIGEVVSVSAKRVGPFPPRIKDVGVTIDLAIHEVDVMAYLLDSPVSKVYAHVGSRLEKCEYEDHAEIMMEFYNNAIGMLEVNWLTPYKKRQLEVTGTDGIISLDYIDQTVEIFGKNARNVRVPHHEPLMEELDSFLNAIMLDEKPKITGEDGIHALKTVLAAMKSAKEKIPVKIDID